In Metopolophium dirhodum isolate CAU chromosome 9, ASM1992520v1, whole genome shotgun sequence, the genomic window ccatcataaacaattaaatgaaaaataaatatgttacaacTATTTGTATTCGtctatctaaatataataaaaacaaataagcCTACAActtatgtatatttgtaatacataTCATACTATCCAGACATCCAGTACACCACACACTTTAACTTTAGTATAGTGTTGTTGTATATAGCTCCTTCGAAATGCCTTGACCATTGACAAAACCATATTAATATGCCCTCTCAAACTGTTTTGACCTCAGTCgaattaaacgttttaaaactcttaaatcaaaatgtatggCGCAGAAAAATATATGGACAGTAGATCACTGTATTTAATTAGtccaatttaaaatacataacgtTTAATGGCTTGGTTTTAACGGGTTACGTATATTCTAcacggtacctatattatattttaagtaatgtttttttttaatatcatacctactaaataaatgTGGATCCTACATATTCCTACACCTAAAACAaacaggtatatattttaaaaaaataaaaattaacgtaTACGTcatacaaatatgtataataagtactacaAACGCATATTTATTTGGGTAGGtaattgaaatgtaaaataGCTATTTTAAACAAAGTTTTCAGATTTTCAGTTGTTCAATTCAACAAGACGTTTCATGATGCCTCTGAAAAAAATTGGACATTGGACATGTCTTGAATTGATTCTTGATACCTATATGAATAATCAATCAGTcgcaatgataatattgtacaaattttatataatataaaaacaattacaaatcTGAACAAtcgtcttatattattatttacctatagacttacattaaatataatatatacgatattgTAGGTACTAAGTATGACTACAGACAAATGCATAGATGTATTTGCGATttccctatattatattttgagcaGAGCGTCGAGCGATAAACATAGATAGGTATACGTTTTTCAatgatgtattaaaatatttagactaatttcaAGCTATACCATGAACCTATTCACAGTTCACACTGGTCGTCTATGGTACGTATTGactttttagttaataatagttatagtaatattataagaaataatattgttataataataactaaataataattatatatacgatttgtttttgaaaaatataagttcAACCTACCGAATGTCCGTATTACCtcattgtttgaaaattatatatttttaattaacatttttaaccaacGGTATTAACCCTACTAACTGAAAAATAAGTTACTAATCGCGATATTAAATACGTATTAGTGTTATGCTGTTgtagatatataattatttaataaaatatccttaaaaatataggctgacagacgccactcagaatcgttttttgtttgtaatgatttatcattgaattcaaatttaacacattcactACAAATAATTACACGCTTTCCACTGTCATTTTCATTTAATCTGTGCTTACACTGTAGATACCTAATGATTACATTTACCTACCATAATATTCAATGACACCTACTGAAAAGCAGATCGATGATCGATCCTCAATTTCCTATAGTTATGTACTTATGTCTTAACGGGAACGATAATTATTGCAACTTTGCAAGTGGCGACTGGCGTCTGGCAAGTGCAACAGATGTTCGTTCCTATCACTCCTAAAGTTCAGGTCCTTCGTCCTTGCTCATTATCATACTGTATCCAACACGTGTTTTCTATTTACAAGATTGTCCGGTTATCAGACTATCAGTGGGTACGAAATGTAATGAAATGAAACTGGtgaaatgtacctaatatttaactatacaatacaattattattatgtaacgaaTTTCACCCAGTCCTGAGTCCACAGTCGATCCAATTTATATCGTGAATGCAACAGTGAAATGCGTCGAATGAAAGTAACACGTCATCAGTATTGGACGTACGCTATAGGATAGCTGCCAGTCTAAACAGAGGTAtcttaatttagttttatcgTTATTGCTATACCAATATACGGTTGTTGAAcgtctttataattttttttgattttacgttaatattaaactttaccGCGTCAACATGGATGAGTGGATCGAGAATGTTGTAGAAGTGGAATCGAACATCGGGTCGTATCCAAATCCAGGAACCAAAGTGTTTCAATACGGCACATCAGGCATTCGTTATAAGTGAGTGTGGTGGTCACACTTCAATCTTGTAATGAGGAATAAATACTTACTATTTTCAGTTCTGAACATCTGGACCATGTCCAACATCGGATGGGGATGCTGGTTGCTCTGCGCTCAATACATTTGAAATCGGCAGCAGTGGGGCTAATGATAACCGCCTCGCACAATCCGCAAGATGATAATGGAATCAAACTCATTGACCCTCAAGGAGAAATGTTGGACAGCTCGTGGGAAGTCTATGCCACCGAATTGGCTAATGCCCCTAACAACCAGGATGTATGTGCTATGCTCATAAATATTGCttcaaagtataatattgacAAATCATATATACCTCGTGTGTACATCGGTCGTGATACTAGGTGAGTGGCTAccctttaaaattattatattatgtcttgcggatttatttttacaataattatattttatatgtttatatgtttttagaaaTTCTGGTAAAAGATTATTGGAAGCTGTGCTTTATGGTGTTAAAgcttttaaaagtaatattgaaGATTTTGGCATAATAACAACAccaatgttacatttttttgttagatGCTATAACACCAATTGCTTATACGGTCAGCCAAATGAACATtcttattatactaaattaacaAACAGTTTTAAAACTTTGCGTAAAATGGCAAGTAACAacttacataattaattaattgatgaCAATGTATTTctgttattatcaatataatgtaTCTGCCTTAGTGTTtagatttgaaaaattatagcCCAATAATAGAATTTGATGGTGCTAATGGGGTGGGTGCTTTAAAAATGAAAGATGCAATCACATATTTAGAGGAATCATTGGTAATTAATATGCATAATGATGACATATTGAATACAGAAAAACTAAATTACAaagtatagttatattttttattttaagtaaaattaaatggaTAGttgttcatcaaaatatttttcccttTCATTTATTTAAGTGCGGTGCAGACTTTGTGAAATCAAACCAATGTCCTCCTACCGGAATGACTATTAAACCACACTCTAAATATGTATCCGTGGATGGAGATGCGGATAGAAtagtttattcttttattgatGAAAgcaacacattttatttattagatggTGATCGAATTGCTACACTTGGTACTACatcaaaacttatttaaaattatgttctgtttattttgttatttgttaattttattttattgtagtgGCTGGttatataaaagatttattCATTGATTCCGGTCTTGATGTCAATGTAGGGTTAGTGCAAACCGCTTATTCAAATGGAAattctacaaaatatgtaactGATAAGTTGGTATGAATTTTGCtttgtgtatttatttctttattaaacatttatagttaacataatttatatgtaattgtattctaacaaatataattttaacagttCTTAATTTATAAAGAGTAGAGCAATATTCATCATTAACTtggtataaacaattttaattttattattaaatgattaacTTATGTGTTTGCTTTACAGAAAGTTCCTGTTGCATGTGTTCCGACTGGTGTGAAATATCTTCATCATAAAGCCAACGACTATGATGTTGGCATTTATTTTGAAGCTAATGGTCAtggtactatattattcaaGGATGCTATACGTGAACTTATTCGAAATCAATCTGTTATTGAAAAAGATGAGTATGTTgcccattatattttatttaaaataatacaattaccattacacttaaataatatgttttgccTAAGAATAAAAAGTATTCAAGATTTACAAAtcagattaaatattttgatttaagtttaaaaaacacatcTTTTGTttgctttattatttaaaaaatattcaaactagttttatattttaagggCAATGTCATTGGCACTGAAGAAATTGATTTGCATTATGGATATGACTAATGAAACCGTTGGCGATGCTTATTCGGATATGCTGATTGTTGAGTCTGTACTTTGTGAACGAGGATGGAGCATTAGTGATTGGTATAAAACATACTCTGATTTACCAAATCGTTTGACAAAAGTTACTGTCAAGGTAATGTATGTGAATTTATGTGtttagcaataaataataattgtataatgtgtaaaatatcaGGACAGAAATACATTTGAGACTGGTGACGCTGAGAGAATTTGTATCAAACCACATGGCCTTCAAGGAATAATAGATTCTATTGTGTCAAAGTATTCTATGGGCAGATCTTTTGtcaggtaaaatatattatggtaataatggATATATTTTCCATAATTGTATTGAACAAGTTTAATACTCGGGAGTTTCATCTACAAGTTGACAAAAGGTTTTTTTctcttattaattttaattgtttgttgAGAAGGAGATGGTATAATTAGTAGCTAAGTATTTAACATGTGTTATATGACCGGCGCTTTCCATTACCGTACAAACATGACTTAATGCCGCACAAAATGTATAACCCATTACCGCACGGgtttatataactatacagCTTATTTCCGCAcacaaaaatagtataataccacacaaattgaaatataaatatataatgtaaaattcaaattcCATAAATCAAAGTACACAAGCCaaattaaaaaatccaaaatgt contains:
- the LOC132952890 gene encoding phosphoacetylglucosamine mutase isoform X1, which encodes MDEWIENVVEVESNIGSYPNPGTKVFQYGTSGIRYNSEHLDHVQHRMGMLVALRSIHLKSAAVGLMITASHNPQDDNGIKLIDPQGEMLDSSWEVYATELANAPNNQDVCAMLINIASKYNIDKSYIPRVYIGRDTRNSGKRLLEAVLYGVKAFKSNIEDFGIITTPMLHFFVRCYNTNCLYGQPNEHSYYTKLTNSFKTLRKMCLDLKNYSPIIEFDGANGVGALKMKDAITYLEESLVINMHNDDILNTEKLNYKCGADFVKSNQCPPTGMTIKPHSKYVSVDGDADRIVYSFIDESNTFYLLDGDRIATLVAGYIKDLFIDSGLDVNVGLVQTAYSNGNSTKYVTDKLKVPVACVPTGVKYLHHKANDYDVGIYFEANGHGTILFKDAIRELIRNQSVIEKDEAMSLALKKLICIMDMTNETVGDAYSDMLIVESVLCERGWSISDWYKTYSDLPNRLTKVTVKDRNTFETGDAERICIKPHGLQGIIDSIVSKYSMGRSFVRPSGTEDLVRIYAEADTQFNADKLAVEVATAVYDIADGVGKKPE
- the LOC132952890 gene encoding phosphoacetylglucosamine mutase isoform X2, with the translated sequence MITASHNPQDDNGIKLIDPQGEMLDSSWEVYATELANAPNNQDVCAMLINIASKYNIDKSYIPRVYIGRDTRNSGKRLLEAVLYGVKAFKSNIEDFGIITTPMLHFFVRCYNTNCLYGQPNEHSYYTKLTNSFKTLRKMCLDLKNYSPIIEFDGANGVGALKMKDAITYLEESLVINMHNDDILNTEKLNYKCGADFVKSNQCPPTGMTIKPHSKYVSVDGDADRIVYSFIDESNTFYLLDGDRIATLVAGYIKDLFIDSGLDVNVGLVQTAYSNGNSTKYVTDKLKVPVACVPTGVKYLHHKANDYDVGIYFEANGHGTILFKDAIRELIRNQSVIEKDEAMSLALKKLICIMDMTNETVGDAYSDMLIVESVLCERGWSISDWYKTYSDLPNRLTKVTVKDRNTFETGDAERICIKPHGLQGIIDSIVSKYSMGRSFVRPSGTEDLVRIYAEADTQFNADKLAVEVATAVYDIADGVGKKPE